Proteins co-encoded in one Synergistaceae bacterium genomic window:
- a CDS encoding gamma-glutamyltransferase family protein has product MKFDALRYMYPSRRTVVFGNRGMVATGQPLAAQAGLDILKKGGNAVDAAVATAACLTVVEPTSNGIGGDNFALVWVKDKLYGLNSSGYAPKAASAAALAAAGHKTMPKYGWHAVTVPGAPAGWAALSKRFGKLPLTEVLKPAIGYAEEGYPVSPTMSKLWAKAFVNYTKECKGDEFKHWFETFAPQGHAPHPGEMWSSKAHAQTLTQIAESGAEAFYRGALAEKIDAFAKKYGAWLSAEDLAGFQSEWVDPITVNYRGWDVWEIPPNGHGITALMALNIAKGWSFSGAREFEETWHRQIEAMKLAFADAMHHVADPRYMKYTSAELLSEAYAAERRKLIGEKALEPVPGTPPKGGTVYLATADGEGNMVSMIQSNYMGFGSGLVVPNAGIALHNRGNNFTLNAESPNVLAPEKKPYHTIIPGFLSKDGKAVGPFGVMGGFMQPQGHMQVVMNMIDFAMNPQEAIDAPRWQWVGGKTIEVEQGTPGHIAMGLASRGHDIKMLADTGTFGRGEIIVRTDYGTLAGATEPRTDGTVAVW; this is encoded by the coding sequence TTGAAGTTCGATGCGCTGCGTTATATGTATCCTTCGAGGCGAACTGTCGTTTTTGGCAACCGTGGAATGGTGGCGACCGGTCAGCCCCTGGCGGCTCAGGCGGGGCTGGATATTCTCAAAAAAGGCGGAAACGCCGTCGATGCGGCTGTCGCGACGGCGGCCTGCCTGACCGTTGTGGAGCCCACGTCCAACGGAATCGGCGGGGATAATTTTGCGCTGGTATGGGTTAAAGACAAACTTTACGGACTGAACTCCAGCGGCTATGCCCCGAAAGCCGCCTCTGCCGCCGCTCTGGCCGCCGCCGGACACAAGACGATGCCGAAGTACGGCTGGCACGCGGTGACGGTTCCCGGCGCTCCCGCCGGATGGGCCGCGCTTTCCAAGCGGTTCGGAAAACTGCCTCTCACGGAAGTTCTGAAGCCCGCCATCGGCTACGCGGAGGAGGGCTACCCCGTCTCCCCCACCATGTCGAAGCTCTGGGCCAAGGCGTTTGTCAACTACACGAAGGAATGTAAGGGAGACGAATTTAAGCACTGGTTCGAGACCTTCGCCCCTCAGGGGCACGCGCCCCATCCGGGAGAGATGTGGAGTTCCAAAGCTCACGCACAGACCCTGACGCAGATTGCCGAGTCGGGAGCCGAGGCCTTTTATCGCGGCGCTCTGGCCGAGAAGATCGATGCCTTCGCGAAAAAGTACGGAGCCTGGCTGTCGGCGGAGGACCTCGCGGGATTTCAGTCCGAGTGGGTGGACCCCATTACGGTGAACTACCGCGGCTGGGACGTGTGGGAGATTCCGCCCAACGGCCATGGAATCACGGCGCTGATGGCCCTGAATATCGCCAAGGGCTGGAGTTTCTCCGGCGCCCGGGAGTTCGAGGAAACCTGGCATCGGCAGATTGAGGCCATGAAGCTGGCTTTTGCGGACGCCATGCACCACGTGGCCGATCCCCGTTACATGAAGTACACCTCCGCCGAGCTGCTTTCCGAAGCCTACGCCGCCGAACGCCGGAAGCTGATCGGTGAAAAGGCGCTGGAGCCCGTACCGGGAACGCCTCCGAAGGGCGGTACGGTGTACCTGGCCACCGCCGACGGAGAGGGCAACATGGTCTCCATGATCCAGAGCAACTACATGGGATTTGGTTCGGGGCTCGTGGTCCCCAACGCGGGCATCGCCCTCCACAACCGCGGCAACAACTTCACGCTGAACGCCGAGTCTCCCAACGTGCTGGCGCCGGAGAAGAAGCCCTACCACACGATCATTCCCGGATTTTTGTCCAAAGACGGGAAAGCCGTGGGTCCCTTTGGAGTTATGGGCGGATTCATGCAGCCCCAGGGTCACATGCAGGTGGTCATGAACATGATCGATTTCGCCATGAACCCCCAGGAGGCCATTGACGCGCCCCGCTGGCAGTGGGTCGGAGGCAAAACCATCGAGGTGGAGCAGGGAACCCCGGGACATATCGCCATGGGGCTTGCGTCCAGAGGACACGACATCAAAATGCTGGCGGACACGGGCACATTTGGCCGCGGCGAAATTATCGTCCGCACGGACTATGGCACTCTGGCCGGCGCGACGGAGCCCCGCACGGACGGGACAGTCGCCGTCTGGTAA